The following coding sequences are from one Coffea arabica cultivar ET-39 chromosome 11e, Coffea Arabica ET-39 HiFi, whole genome shotgun sequence window:
- the LOC113716897 gene encoding SUPPRESSOR OF GAMMA RESPONSE 1 isoform X2 — protein MARPSWLVDSNRIATKIRSASGASDLQQVNWTSNPTKTCPNCQHVIDNSDVTQEWPGLPRGVKFDPSDQEIIWHLLGKVGIENMKPHPFIEEFIPTVNEDDGICYTHPQNLPGVKQDGSVAHFFHRAIKAYNTGTRKRRKILGDSSGDVRWHKTGRTKAVHLDCIQKGCKKIMVLYLSPVRGGKPEKTNWVMHQYHLGTEEDEREGEYVISKVFYQQQQVKQNEKAEVEVPEDDASIVKVDPVTPKSVTPEPPRTESRFPDCDAQESVLPAAQHHGVVCMEDEVRPPSDQPNCEDPVSAVDLADQQDDKTDNDAGEKREWWDSESQYLLDSQQLVEALSLCDEFLRSQSPNRDGDKNEQELKPKPRLADYAHLGPEHLKKDLEECQDLVLDPVNLELDTPPDFRLSQLEFASQDSFISWGGNKLQEFASQDSFISWGGNKSADIEEHGT, from the exons ATGGCTCG ACCATCGTGGCTGGTTGATAGTAACAGAATTGCAACCAAAATTAGGAGTGCATCTGGCGCAAGTGATCTGCAACAAGTTAACTGGACAAGCAATCCTACAAAAACTTGCCCAAATTGTCAGCATGTCATTGACAATAGTGAT GTCACCCAAGAGTGGCCGGGATTACCGCGAGGGGTAAAGTTTGatccatctgatcaagaaattaTTTGGCATTTACTTGGAAAAGTTGGTATTGAAAATATGAAGCCCCATCCTTTTATTGAAGAATTTATTCCAACTGTTAATGAAGATGATGGAATCTGCTATACTCATCCTCAAAATTTGCCTG GTGTTAAACAGGATGGGAGTGTAGCACACTTTTTTCACAGGGCAATCAAAGCTTATAATACTGGAACTAGAAAACGTCGTAAGATACTCGGTGACAGTTCTGGAGATGTTCGTTGGCATAAGACTGGTCGGACAAAGGCTGTtcatttggattgtatacaaAAAGGATGTAAAAAAATTATGGTGCTGTATCTTAGCCCAGTAAGAGGTGGCAAGCCAGAGAAGACTAATTGGGTGATGCACCAGTATCACCTCGGTACAGAGGAAGATGAAAGGGAGGGAGAATATGTTATCTCCAAGGTCTTTTATCAGCAGCAACAGGTCAAGCAGAATGAAAAGGCTGAAGTAGAAGTTCCAGAAGATGATGCCTCGATTGTCAAGGTAGATCCTGTTACTCCCAAGTCTGTGACCCCTGAACCACCTCGTACTGAAAGCCGCTTCCCTGATTGTGATGCCCAAGAATCTGTTCTTCCAGCGGCTCAG CATCATGGTGTGGTTTGCATGGAAGATGAGGTTAGACCTCCAAGCGACCAGCCCAATTGTGAAGATCCCGTCTCTGCTGTGGATCTTGCTGATCAACAGGATGATAAAACCGACAATGATGCTGGTGAGAAGAGAGAGTGGTGGGATAGTGAATCACAATACTTGCTAGACTCACAGCAACTTGTAGAAGCACTATCTTTATGTGATGAGTTTCTACGGAGCCAATCTCCAAACAGAGATGGAGATAAAAATGAGCAAGAATTAAAACCCAAACCTCGTCTTGCTGATTATGCCCACTTAGGACCTGAACATTTGAAGAAAGATTTAGAAGAGTGCCAAGATCTGGTCCTTGATCCAGTAAACCTGGAGCTAGATACACCTCCTGACTTCCGGTTGAGCCAGCTT GAATTTGCATCTCAGGATAGTTTTATATCATGGGGTGGAAACAAATTGCAGGAATTTGCATCTCAGGATAGTTTTATATCATGGGGTGGAAACAAATCTGCTGACATTGAGGAGCACGGTACTTGA
- the LOC113716897 gene encoding SUPPRESSOR OF GAMMA RESPONSE 1 isoform X5, with amino-acid sequence MKPHPFIEEFIPTVNEDDGICYTHPQNLPGVKQDGSVAHFFHRAIKAYNTGTRKRRKILGDSSGDVRWHKTGRTKAVHLDCIQKGCKKIMVLYLSPVRGGKPEKTNWVMHQYHLGTEEDEREGEYVISKVFYQQQQVKQNEKAEVEVPEDDASIVKVDPVTPKSVTPEPPRTESRFPDCDAQESVLPAAQHHGVVCMEDEVRPPSDQPNCEDPVSAVDLADQQDDKTDNDAGEKREWWDSESQYLLDSQQLVEALSLCDEFLRSQSPNRDGDKNEQELKPKPRLADYAHLGPEHLKKDLEECQDLVLDPVNLELDTPPDFRLSQLEFASQDSFISWGGNKLQEFASQDSFISWGGNKSADIEEHGT; translated from the exons ATGAAGCCCCATCCTTTTATTGAAGAATTTATTCCAACTGTTAATGAAGATGATGGAATCTGCTATACTCATCCTCAAAATTTGCCTG GTGTTAAACAGGATGGGAGTGTAGCACACTTTTTTCACAGGGCAATCAAAGCTTATAATACTGGAACTAGAAAACGTCGTAAGATACTCGGTGACAGTTCTGGAGATGTTCGTTGGCATAAGACTGGTCGGACAAAGGCTGTtcatttggattgtatacaaAAAGGATGTAAAAAAATTATGGTGCTGTATCTTAGCCCAGTAAGAGGTGGCAAGCCAGAGAAGACTAATTGGGTGATGCACCAGTATCACCTCGGTACAGAGGAAGATGAAAGGGAGGGAGAATATGTTATCTCCAAGGTCTTTTATCAGCAGCAACAGGTCAAGCAGAATGAAAAGGCTGAAGTAGAAGTTCCAGAAGATGATGCCTCGATTGTCAAGGTAGATCCTGTTACTCCCAAGTCTGTGACCCCTGAACCACCTCGTACTGAAAGCCGCTTCCCTGATTGTGATGCCCAAGAATCTGTTCTTCCAGCGGCTCAG CATCATGGTGTGGTTTGCATGGAAGATGAGGTTAGACCTCCAAGCGACCAGCCCAATTGTGAAGATCCCGTCTCTGCTGTGGATCTTGCTGATCAACAGGATGATAAAACCGACAATGATGCTGGTGAGAAGAGAGAGTGGTGGGATAGTGAATCACAATACTTGCTAGACTCACAGCAACTTGTAGAAGCACTATCTTTATGTGATGAGTTTCTACGGAGCCAATCTCCAAACAGAGATGGAGATAAAAATGAGCAAGAATTAAAACCCAAACCTCGTCTTGCTGATTATGCCCACTTAGGACCTGAACATTTGAAGAAAGATTTAGAAGAGTGCCAAGATCTGGTCCTTGATCCAGTAAACCTGGAGCTAGATACACCTCCTGACTTCCGGTTGAGCCAGCTT GAATTTGCATCTCAGGATAGTTTTATATCATGGGGTGGAAACAAATTGCAGGAATTTGCATCTCAGGATAGTTTTATATCATGGGGTGGAAACAAATCTGCTGACATTGAGGAGCACGGTACTTGA
- the LOC113716897 gene encoding SUPPRESSOR OF GAMMA RESPONSE 1 isoform X4 yields the protein MKPHPFIEEFIPTVNEDDGICYTHPQNLPGVKQDGSVAHFFHRAIKAYNTGTRKRRKILGDSSGDVRWHKTGRTKAVHLDCIQKGCKKIMVLYLSPVRGGKPEKTNWVMHQYHLGTEEDEREGEYVISKVFYQQQQVKQNEKAEVEVPEDDASIVKVDPVTPKSVTPEPPRTESRFPDCDAQESVLPAAQHHGVVCMEDEVRPPSDQPNCEDPVSAVDLADQQDDKTDNDAGEKREWWDSESQYLLDSQQLVEALSLCDEFLRSQSPNRDGDKNEQELKPKPRLADYAHLGPEHLKKDLEECQDLVLDPVNLELDTPPDFRLSQLVSSSLLSLLHIIILMVYFILEFASQDSFISWGGNKSADIEEHGT from the exons ATGAAGCCCCATCCTTTTATTGAAGAATTTATTCCAACTGTTAATGAAGATGATGGAATCTGCTATACTCATCCTCAAAATTTGCCTG GTGTTAAACAGGATGGGAGTGTAGCACACTTTTTTCACAGGGCAATCAAAGCTTATAATACTGGAACTAGAAAACGTCGTAAGATACTCGGTGACAGTTCTGGAGATGTTCGTTGGCATAAGACTGGTCGGACAAAGGCTGTtcatttggattgtatacaaAAAGGATGTAAAAAAATTATGGTGCTGTATCTTAGCCCAGTAAGAGGTGGCAAGCCAGAGAAGACTAATTGGGTGATGCACCAGTATCACCTCGGTACAGAGGAAGATGAAAGGGAGGGAGAATATGTTATCTCCAAGGTCTTTTATCAGCAGCAACAGGTCAAGCAGAATGAAAAGGCTGAAGTAGAAGTTCCAGAAGATGATGCCTCGATTGTCAAGGTAGATCCTGTTACTCCCAAGTCTGTGACCCCTGAACCACCTCGTACTGAAAGCCGCTTCCCTGATTGTGATGCCCAAGAATCTGTTCTTCCAGCGGCTCAG CATCATGGTGTGGTTTGCATGGAAGATGAGGTTAGACCTCCAAGCGACCAGCCCAATTGTGAAGATCCCGTCTCTGCTGTGGATCTTGCTGATCAACAGGATGATAAAACCGACAATGATGCTGGTGAGAAGAGAGAGTGGTGGGATAGTGAATCACAATACTTGCTAGACTCACAGCAACTTGTAGAAGCACTATCTTTATGTGATGAGTTTCTACGGAGCCAATCTCCAAACAGAGATGGAGATAAAAATGAGCAAGAATTAAAACCCAAACCTCGTCTTGCTGATTATGCCCACTTAGGACCTGAACATTTGAAGAAAGATTTAGAAGAGTGCCAAGATCTGGTCCTTGATCCAGTAAACCTGGAGCTAGATACACCTCCTGACTTCCGGTTGAGCCAGCTTGTGAGTTCAAGCCTCCTCTCTCTGCTTCATATTATTATATTAATGGTCTACTTTATCTTG GAATTTGCATCTCAGGATAGTTTTATATCATGGGGTGGAAACAAATCTGCTGACATTGAGGAGCACGGTACTTGA
- the LOC113716897 gene encoding SUPPRESSOR OF GAMMA RESPONSE 1 isoform X3, giving the protein MARPSWLVDSNRIATKIRSASGASDLQQVNWTSNPTKTCPNCQHVIDNSDVTQEWPGLPRGVKFDPSDQEIIWHLLGKVGIENMKPHPFIEEFIPTVNEDDGICYTHPQNLPGVKQDGSVAHFFHRAIKAYNTGTRKRRKILGDSSGDVRWHKTGRTKAVHLDCIQKGCKKIMVLYLSPVRGGKPEKTNWVMHQYHLGTEEDEREGEYVISKVFYQQQQVKQNEKAEVEVPEDDASIVKVDPVTPKSVTPEPPRTESRFPDCDAQESVLPAAQHHGVVCMEDEVRPPSDQPNCEDPVSAVDLADQQDDKTDNDAGEKREWWDSESQYLLDSQQLVEALSLCDEFLRSQSPNRDGDKNEQELKPKPRLADYAHLGPEHLKKDLEECQDLVLDPVNLELDTPPDFRLSQLEFASQDSFISWGGNKSADIEEHGT; this is encoded by the exons ATGGCTCG ACCATCGTGGCTGGTTGATAGTAACAGAATTGCAACCAAAATTAGGAGTGCATCTGGCGCAAGTGATCTGCAACAAGTTAACTGGACAAGCAATCCTACAAAAACTTGCCCAAATTGTCAGCATGTCATTGACAATAGTGAT GTCACCCAAGAGTGGCCGGGATTACCGCGAGGGGTAAAGTTTGatccatctgatcaagaaattaTTTGGCATTTACTTGGAAAAGTTGGTATTGAAAATATGAAGCCCCATCCTTTTATTGAAGAATTTATTCCAACTGTTAATGAAGATGATGGAATCTGCTATACTCATCCTCAAAATTTGCCTG GTGTTAAACAGGATGGGAGTGTAGCACACTTTTTTCACAGGGCAATCAAAGCTTATAATACTGGAACTAGAAAACGTCGTAAGATACTCGGTGACAGTTCTGGAGATGTTCGTTGGCATAAGACTGGTCGGACAAAGGCTGTtcatttggattgtatacaaAAAGGATGTAAAAAAATTATGGTGCTGTATCTTAGCCCAGTAAGAGGTGGCAAGCCAGAGAAGACTAATTGGGTGATGCACCAGTATCACCTCGGTACAGAGGAAGATGAAAGGGAGGGAGAATATGTTATCTCCAAGGTCTTTTATCAGCAGCAACAGGTCAAGCAGAATGAAAAGGCTGAAGTAGAAGTTCCAGAAGATGATGCCTCGATTGTCAAGGTAGATCCTGTTACTCCCAAGTCTGTGACCCCTGAACCACCTCGTACTGAAAGCCGCTTCCCTGATTGTGATGCCCAAGAATCTGTTCTTCCAGCGGCTCAG CATCATGGTGTGGTTTGCATGGAAGATGAGGTTAGACCTCCAAGCGACCAGCCCAATTGTGAAGATCCCGTCTCTGCTGTGGATCTTGCTGATCAACAGGATGATAAAACCGACAATGATGCTGGTGAGAAGAGAGAGTGGTGGGATAGTGAATCACAATACTTGCTAGACTCACAGCAACTTGTAGAAGCACTATCTTTATGTGATGAGTTTCTACGGAGCCAATCTCCAAACAGAGATGGAGATAAAAATGAGCAAGAATTAAAACCCAAACCTCGTCTTGCTGATTATGCCCACTTAGGACCTGAACATTTGAAGAAAGATTTAGAAGAGTGCCAAGATCTGGTCCTTGATCCAGTAAACCTGGAGCTAGATACACCTCCTGACTTCCGGTTGAGCCAGCTT GAATTTGCATCTCAGGATAGTTTTATATCATGGGGTGGAAACAAATCTGCTGACATTGAGGAGCACGGTACTTGA
- the LOC113716897 gene encoding SUPPRESSOR OF GAMMA RESPONSE 1 isoform X1 produces MARPSWLVDSNRIATKIRSASGASDLQQVNWTSNPTKTCPNCQHVIDNSDVTQEWPGLPRGVKFDPSDQEIIWHLLGKVGIENMKPHPFIEEFIPTVNEDDGICYTHPQNLPGVKQDGSVAHFFHRAIKAYNTGTRKRRKILGDSSGDVRWHKTGRTKAVHLDCIQKGCKKIMVLYLSPVRGGKPEKTNWVMHQYHLGTEEDEREGEYVISKVFYQQQQVKQNEKAEVEVPEDDASIVKVDPVTPKSVTPEPPRTESRFPDCDAQESVLPAAQHHGVVCMEDEVRPPSDQPNCEDPVSAVDLADQQDDKTDNDAGEKREWWDSESQYLLDSQQLVEALSLCDEFLRSQSPNRDGDKNEQELKPKPRLADYAHLGPEHLKKDLEECQDLVLDPVNLELDTPPDFRLSQLVSSSLLSLLHIIILMVYFILEFASQDSFISWGGNKSADIEEHGT; encoded by the exons ATGGCTCG ACCATCGTGGCTGGTTGATAGTAACAGAATTGCAACCAAAATTAGGAGTGCATCTGGCGCAAGTGATCTGCAACAAGTTAACTGGACAAGCAATCCTACAAAAACTTGCCCAAATTGTCAGCATGTCATTGACAATAGTGAT GTCACCCAAGAGTGGCCGGGATTACCGCGAGGGGTAAAGTTTGatccatctgatcaagaaattaTTTGGCATTTACTTGGAAAAGTTGGTATTGAAAATATGAAGCCCCATCCTTTTATTGAAGAATTTATTCCAACTGTTAATGAAGATGATGGAATCTGCTATACTCATCCTCAAAATTTGCCTG GTGTTAAACAGGATGGGAGTGTAGCACACTTTTTTCACAGGGCAATCAAAGCTTATAATACTGGAACTAGAAAACGTCGTAAGATACTCGGTGACAGTTCTGGAGATGTTCGTTGGCATAAGACTGGTCGGACAAAGGCTGTtcatttggattgtatacaaAAAGGATGTAAAAAAATTATGGTGCTGTATCTTAGCCCAGTAAGAGGTGGCAAGCCAGAGAAGACTAATTGGGTGATGCACCAGTATCACCTCGGTACAGAGGAAGATGAAAGGGAGGGAGAATATGTTATCTCCAAGGTCTTTTATCAGCAGCAACAGGTCAAGCAGAATGAAAAGGCTGAAGTAGAAGTTCCAGAAGATGATGCCTCGATTGTCAAGGTAGATCCTGTTACTCCCAAGTCTGTGACCCCTGAACCACCTCGTACTGAAAGCCGCTTCCCTGATTGTGATGCCCAAGAATCTGTTCTTCCAGCGGCTCAG CATCATGGTGTGGTTTGCATGGAAGATGAGGTTAGACCTCCAAGCGACCAGCCCAATTGTGAAGATCCCGTCTCTGCTGTGGATCTTGCTGATCAACAGGATGATAAAACCGACAATGATGCTGGTGAGAAGAGAGAGTGGTGGGATAGTGAATCACAATACTTGCTAGACTCACAGCAACTTGTAGAAGCACTATCTTTATGTGATGAGTTTCTACGGAGCCAATCTCCAAACAGAGATGGAGATAAAAATGAGCAAGAATTAAAACCCAAACCTCGTCTTGCTGATTATGCCCACTTAGGACCTGAACATTTGAAGAAAGATTTAGAAGAGTGCCAAGATCTGGTCCTTGATCCAGTAAACCTGGAGCTAGATACACCTCCTGACTTCCGGTTGAGCCAGCTTGTGAGTTCAAGCCTCCTCTCTCTGCTTCATATTATTATATTAATGGTCTACTTTATCTTG GAATTTGCATCTCAGGATAGTTTTATATCATGGGGTGGAAACAAATCTGCTGACATTGAGGAGCACGGTACTTGA